CTTCATCATCTATTCTGTCCATAGTTTCAAGATATTTTTCCATTCCGAAGTTTTCAATCATAGCTTCTCTGTTCTTATCGTCTTTAAGGTTTTCTATTAAAGCTTCAGGGCTTGCTTCCGGGTGAAATTGGGTCCCGAATATTTCATCAGAAAAACGAACAGCCATTATCGCTCTCTCCAAATTGATATGAGGTCGGAACTTTTCAATAGCCATAACAGTCATTCCCAATTCTTCAAAACGGTCGTGATCCGGCTCAATGAATTGATAAGCTCTGGAATCTACTGCATAAAAAGGATCCTGAAGATTTTTGAATAAAAATTCCTCCCGGCCTTCTTTTGTTTTATGAATTGGCATTACCCCAAAAGAATAGGATTTTCTTTTACAGATATTCCCTAACTTCCAATGAATACTTGCCAACTGAAAAGAATGACAAATCAGGAAAAGATACTTTTTATCCTCATTGTATTTATTATGTTCAAAAACGGAATCTAAAAATTGAGCAAACCTATTTTCCCATTCGAAACCTTCACGATGCGGGGTTCCTGGTCCGCCTGAAGAAATAAAAATATCAAAGTCTCCAATCTCCGGCATTTCATCTTTAAACCTGACATCAAATGTCTCGATGATTACATTTTCTT
This Chryseobacterium sp. G0162 DNA region includes the following protein-coding sequences:
- a CDS encoding type 1 glutamine amidotransferase, which codes for MKDIRIALLDMNNNHVNQGFRNIKEISETFKQNSEENVIIETFDVRFKDEMPEIGDFDIFISSGGPGTPHREGFEWENRFAQFLDSVFEHNKYNEDKKYLFLICHSFQLASIHWKLGNICKRKSYSFGVMPIHKTKEGREEFLFKNLQDPFYAVDSRAYQFIEPDHDRFEELGMTVMAIEKFRPHINLERAIMAVRFSDEIFGTQFHPEASPEALIENLKDDKNREAMIENFGMEKYLETMDRIDDEDKIILTRNQILPRFLQFAKKNILKNVESLA